A region of Sugiyamaella lignohabitans strain CBS 10342 chromosome A, complete sequence DNA encodes the following proteins:
- the DHH1 gene encoding DExD/H-box ATP-dependent RNA helicase DHH1 (Cytoplasmic DExD/H-box helicase, stimulates mRNA decapping; coordinates distinct steps in mRNA function and decay, interacts with both the decapping and deadenylase complexes, role in translational repression, mRNA decay, and processing body dynamics; may have a role in mRNA export; C-terminus of Dhh1p interacts with Ngr1p and promotes POR1, but not EDC1 mRNA decay; forms cytoplasmic foci upon DNA replication stress; GO_component: GO:0005737 - cytoplasm [Evidence IEA]; GO_component: GO:0005737 - cytoplasm [Evidence IDA] [PMID 12032091]; GO_component: GO:0005737 - cytoplasm [Evidence IDA] [PMID 22842922]; GO_component: GO:0000932 - cytoplasmic mRNA processing body [Evidence IEA]; GO_component: GO:0000932 - cytoplasmic mRNA processing body [Evidence IDA] [PMID 12730603]; GO_component: GO:0000932 - cytoplasmic mRNA processing body [Evidence IDA] [PMID 18611963]; GO_component: GO:0010494 - cytoplasmic stress granule [Evidence IDA] [PMID 20368989]; GO_function: GO:0005524 - ATP binding [Evidence IEA,IEA]; GO_function: GO:0004004 - ATP-dependent RNA helicase activity [Evidence ISS] [PMID 12930949]; GO_function: GO:0008026 - ATP-dependent helicase activity [Evidence IEA]; GO_function: GO:0003723 - RNA binding [Evidence IEA]; GO_function: GO:0003682 - chromatin binding [Evidence IDA] [PMID 23706738]; GO_function: GO:0004386 - helicase activity [Evidence IEA,IEA]; GO_function: GO:0016787 - hydrolase activity [Evidence IEA]; GO_function: GO:0003729 - mRNA binding [Evidence IDA,IDA] [PMID 23222640]; GO_function: GO:0003676 - nucleic acid binding [Evidence IEA]; GO_function: GO:0000166 - nucleotide binding [Evidence IEA]; GO_function: GO:0005515 - protein binding [Evidence IPI] [PMID 11780629]; GO_function: GO:0090079 - translation regulator activity, nucleic acid binding [Evidence IGI,IMP] [PMID 22719226]; GO_process: GO:0006200 - ATP catabolic process [Evidence IEA]; GO_process: GO:0033962 - cytoplasmic mRNA processing body assembly [Evidence IMP] [PMID 18182159]; GO_process: GO:0033962 - cytoplasmic mRNA processing body assembly [Evidence IGI] [PMID 18981231]; GO_process: GO:0000290 - deadenylation-dependent decapping of nuclear-transcribed mRNA [Evidence IMP] [PMID 11780629]; GO_process: GO:0006397 - mRNA processing [Evidence IEA]; GO_process: GO:0051028 - mRNA transport [Evidence IEA]; GO_process: GO:0017148 - negative regulation of translation [Evidence IMP] [PMID 21844211]; GO_process: GO:0045900 - negative regulation of translational elongation [Evidence IGI,IMP] [PMID 22719226]; GO_process: GO:0006417 - regulation of translation [Evidence IEA]; GO_process: GO:0034063 - stress granule assembly [Evidence IMP] [PMID 18981231]; GO_process: GO:0006810 - transport [Evidence IEA]) — protein MSDAWKSQLNIPEKDHRPQTEDVTATKGNGFEDFYLKRELLMGIFEAGFEKPSPIQEEAIPIALAGRDILARAKNGTGKTAAFTIPALQQVNPKLGKIQALILVPTRELALQTSQVCRTLGKHLGINVMVTTGGTTLKDDIIRLNESVHVLVGTPGRVLDLAGKNVVDFSECPMFIMDEADKLLSPDFTPIIEQLLAHFPPDRQILLFSATFPLLVKSFMDKHLNKPYEINLMDELTLRGITQYYAFVEEKQKLHCLNTLFSKLSINQSIIFCNSTNRVELLARKITELGYSCYYSHAKMIQAHRNRVFHEFRNGTCRNLVCSDLLTRGIDIQAVNVVINFDFPKNAETYLHRIGRSGRFGHLGLAINLINWNDRFNLYQIEQELGTEIKPIPSHIDRSLYVAQNTDAIPKPFPLKELPKSNQRSHEKYQQQTDLNFQPRPQHHNQHHHHQQQQGQQHLQQNQNQNPNQIPTQNQHPSQAFSGQPQPPQGVPPQGYPQFPQGYPPQPGYPPQGFPQQPPVPPNGQFYAQPPPALPQ, from the coding sequence ATGTCCGACGCTTGGAAATCTCAATTAAATATTCCTGAAAAGGACCACCGTCCTCAGACTGAAGACGTGACCGCTACAAAAGGTAACGGCTTTGAAGACTTCTATCTCAAGAGAGAGCTTCTAATGGGCATTTTTGAAGCCGGCTTTGAAAAACCCTCACctattcaagaagaagccaTTCCCATTGCCCTGGCAGGCAGAGACATTCTTGCTAGAGCCAAGaatggtactggtaagacTGCTGCTTTCACCATTCCAGCGTTACAACAAGTCAACCCTAAACTAGGCAAGATCCAGGCTTTGATTCTAGTGCCAACAAGAGAATTAGCATTGCAAACATCCCAAGTATGTCGTACTTTGGGCAAGCACTTAGGTATTAATGTCATGGTCACTACCGGTGGTACCACTCTAAAGGACGATATTATTCGTTTGAATGAGAGTGTTCATGTATTAGTGGGTACTCCTGGTAGAGTTCTTGATTTGGCTGGTAAGAACGTTGTGGATTTCTCGGAATGTCCTATGTTTATCATGGACGAAGCCGATAAGCTGCTATCACCGGATTTCACTCCTATTATCGAACAATTGTTGGCCCATTTCCCTCCTGACAGACAGATCctattattttcagccaCTTTCCCATTGCTCGTCAAGAGTTTTATGGATAAACATCTTAACAAGCCATATGAAATTAATTTAATGGACGAGCTCACTTTGAGAGGTATTACCCAATATTACGCGTTTGTTGAGGAGAAGCAGAAACTACACTGTTTGAACACGCTATTTTCCAAACTGTCTATTAACCAATCGATTATTTTCTGTAACTCGACGAACCGTGTTGAATTATTGGCTAGAAAAATCACTGAGCTCGGCTATTCATGCTACTACAGTCACGCAAAGATGATCCAAGCCCACCGTAACCGAGTTTTCCACGAGTTCCGTAACGGAACCTGTCGTAACCTGGTGTGCTCAGATTTGCTTACTCGTGGTATCGATATTCAAGCTGTCAACGTGGTTATCAACTTTGACTTCCCCAAAAACGCCGAAACATATCTGCATAGAATCGGTAGATCTGGTAGATTCGGTCACTTGGGTCTGGCCATCAACCTTATCAACTGGAACGACCGTTTCAACTTGTACCAAATAGAACAGGAGTTGGGTACTGAAATCAAGCCCATTCCTTCGCATATCGACAGGTCTTTGTATGTTGCCCAAAACACTGACGCTATTCCCAAGCCTTTCCCTCTGAAAGAGTTGCCCAAATCCAACCAACGTAGCCACGAAAagtaccaacaacaaactgACTTGAACTTCCAACCAAGACCCCAGCATCACAACcaacaccatcaccaccagcaacaacagggtcaacaacatctacaacaaaatcagaatcaaaaCCCAAACCAGATTCCCACCCAAAACCAGCACCCTAGCCAGGCCTTCTCTGGTCAACCGCAACCTCCTCAAGGAGTTCCTCCACAAGGATATCCTCAATTTCCTCAAGGATACCCCCCACAACCTGGCTATCCACCTCAGGGATTCCCTCAACAGCCACCTGTGCCACCCAACGGCCAGTTTTATGCCCAACCCCCTCCAGCTCTCCCCCAGTAA